Below is a window of Clavibacter michiganensis subsp. tessellarius DNA.
ACGACCCGCTGCACGCGCCCGCCGCCTGAGCGCGAGCGGCACGTGCCCGAACCGACCTGGGCCCGACCGGTCCGCGCGGGCGGCGCGGAGGATCAGCCCCGGCGGAGCCCGAAGCGCAGCTGGAGCACGAGGAGCAGGTTCTTGACGAGCGTGTCGCTCGGGATCTTCGACTCGCCCTCGGTGCGGTCCATGAACACGATGGCCACCTCGGTCGGCTGCGTCGCCTCGCGCAGCGCGCGCTGCTTCATCTCGATCTGGAAGCCGTAGCCCGTGGTCGTGATGGTCGAGGGGCGGATGCGCCGCAGCAGCCCCGTCTCGTAGAGGTTGAAGCCGCCGGTGTAGTCGGTGATGCGCGAGCCGAGGAACAGGCGCGTGTAGAGGTTGCCGCCGACGCTGAGGAACCGGCGCTTGAGGTCCCAGTCGGGCGTCGCGCCGCCGCGGATGTAGCGCGAGGCCACCACGAGGTCGGCGCCGCCGCGGACGCGCCGCAGCATCTCGGTGATGTAGGCGGGGTCGTGGGAGAGGTCCGCGTCCATCTGGAGGATGTGCGTGGGCGGCTCGTCGGATCCGAGCAGGAGCTCGAAGGCCCAGATGTACGCGGCGCCGAGGCCGGCCTTCTCGGCCCGGGTCTCGACCCGCACGGAGAACGTGTCCGTCTCGACGCTCGGCGCGAGGGAGCGGACGAGGTCGGCGGTGCCGTCGGGCGAGGAGTCGTCGACGACCATCGCGGTGATCGCGAAGTCGGGGTTCTCCGCCGCCATGGCCGCGAGGCGGGGCAGCAGCTCGCCGACGTTGCGCGCCTCCTCGTAGGTGGGGATGACGATCGTGAGACTGCTCAAGCTGGTGGTTCCGTCTCCGAGTCGAGGGCGTGACCCGGTCTCGGGCCCCGACGAGTCTAGCCAGCCACCGTGCATCCGGCCGCGAGCCCCTGCGCGCGCCCGTTATGCGCTTGTTACACTCGTCACGGCTCGGCGCCCTGACGCCGTGAGCGTCCGCCGATCCGAACGGCGACCACGCCGGATGCCGGGAGGACGCGCGTGACCAAGCTCCTCGCCGACCGCCGCGTCCGCTTCCTCATCGCCGGGCTCCTCAACACGGCCCTCGACTTCGTGCTGCTCAACTGCCTGATCCTCCTGGCCGGCATGCCGGTCATCCCGGCGAACCTCGTGTCGGTGACGGTCGGCATCACCATCTCCTACTTCCTCAACCACTTCTTCGTGTTCCGGCACGGCGAGCCCGTCACGCTCGGCCGGTTCCTCCGCTTCCTCGCCATCACGGGGTTCAGCTCGCTGCTCCTGCAGAGCGGCGTCATCTGGCTGTTCGAGCAGGGCTTCGACACGACCTTCGGCCGCTCGCTCCTCACGTTCGGGACGACCGCCGAGATGGAGTTCCTCGAGATCAACGTGGCGAAGGCCACGGCCGTGCTCATCGGCCTGGTGTGGAACTTCACGCTGTACCGGCTGGTCGTCTTCAAGACGCCGGCGACGGGTGACGGCGACGCGGTCGGACCCGCGGGCGCGCCCGCCGTCGACGGGGCCCCCGCGGTCCGCGCCGGCGCCTCCGCCGACTGAGCCGCCCCTCCGCTAGAGGAGCTTCCCGACCTCGGTCACGAGCTGCTGCACGCCGAGCACCACGAACAGCAGCGCCGACAGGCCCATCACCGTGTTGCTGAGCGGTCGGTTCCGCCACGCGCGCGGCGTGCGGTCGGTGTTGAGGAGCACGAGCAGCGTGATGGCCAGGAACGGCATGAAGAGCGCGCCCAGCACGCCGTACGCGATGATCAGGCCGATCGGCTGGTCGAGGAACAGCAGGCCGATGGGCGGGATCGTCAGCCAGACGATGAACCCCCGGTAGTAGCTGCCGCCGAGGCGGCGGCGCGGGTCCTCGACGTCGAGGCCGCGGATCGTGCCCAGGAAGTCCGCGAACATGAGCGAGACGCCGTTCCACACGCCGAGGATCGACGAGAACGACGTCGCGAAGAAGCCGAGCAGGAAGAACCACGTCATGAACGCGCCGTACCGCTCCCCCAGCACGTCGGCGAGCTGCACGAGCCCGCCCTCGCCGTCGGCCAGCGCGATGTCGGCGGAGTAGAGGAGCTCCGCGCCGACCACGAGCATGGAGAGCACGAAGACGCCGCTCATCACGTAGGCGACGGAGTTGTCGATGCGCATGACCTTCATCCAGCCGGGCGCCACCCAGCCCTTCTCGCGCAGCCAGTAGCCGTACGCCGCGAGGGTGATCGTGCCGCCGACGCCGCCCGCGATGCTGAGCGCGACGACGAGGCCGCCCTCGGGGATCGTCGGGACGAGGCCCGTGAGGAGCGCCGGCACGTTCGGCAGCGTGACGATCGCGGCGCCCACGACGGTCACGAACATGAGGCCCACGAACACCGCGATGATCTTCTCGAACGCGGAGTAGCGGCCGAACCAGACGACCACCGCGCCGACGAGGCCGCACGCGATCGCGAACACCTTGAGGTCGACGCCGGGGAACAGCGCGGCCAGCGGGAGGGCGGAGGAGCTCATGGCCGCGGCGCCGTACACGAGGCCCCAGATGAGGATGTACGGCCCGAAGTACCACGTGGTCCAGCGGCCGACGCTGCGCCAGCCCTCGAAGATCGTGCGGCCCGTCGCGAGCGAGTACCGGCCGGCGCCCTCCACGAGGAAGATCTTGATGATGACGCCGAGGACCGCGGCCCACAGCAGGGCGTAGCCGAAGCGGGATCCGGCCACGAGCGTCGCGACGAGGTCGCCCGCCCCGATGCCGGTGGCCGCGACCACGAGGCCGGGTCCGACGATGCGCCAGCGCTTCGCGGACTCCTGGGGTTCGCGGACGTCGCCGCGGGTGTCGAGGTCGGTCATGTGCGGGCTCCCGTGCGTCGTCGAAAGGGGGTCCCGTCCCACCTTACGCACGGCTGGGCGCGTCGCGACGGCGGGGGCCGCCGCGACGGGCCCGGATCAGACGCCCAGCAGCTGCTCGATCGGCCCGCGCGCGAAGAAGACCAGGAAGCCCGCGGAGACGGCCCAGAGGAGCGGGGACACCTCGCGCGCGCGGCCCGAGAACGACCGCACGAGCACCCAGGAGAGGAAGCCGACGCCGATGCCGTTGGCGATCGAGTACGTGAGCGGCATGACCAGCACCGTGAGGAACACGGGCAGCGCCACCGAGAAGTCGGTCCAGGAGATGTCGCGGATCTGCGACGCCATGAGCGTGCCCACGATCACCAGCGCGGCGGCGGCGACCTCGAGCGGCACGACCTGCGTCAGCGGCGTGAAGAACATCGCGAGGAGGAACAGCACGCCCGTGACCATCGACGCGAGGCCCGTGCGGGCCCCCTCGCCGATGCCGGAGGCCGACTCGATGAAGACCGTGTTCGACGAGCTCGACGTGGCGCCGCCCGCGACCGCGCCGAAGCCCTCGACGACCAGCGCGCCCTTGAGGCGGGGGAAGTCGCCGCGCTCGTCGGAGAGGTCGGCCGCCTTGGCGAGGCCGGTCATGGTGCCCATCGCGTCGAAGAAGTTCGTGAACACCAGGGTGAAGACGAGCATCAGGCTCGAGATGATGCCGATGCGGCCGAACGCGCCGAAGTCGAAGGCGCCGACGAGGCCGAGGTCGGGCAGCGACACGGGCGCGCCCGGCAGCACGGGCGCGTTGAGGTTCCAGCCGGTGGCGCCCGAGGTGTTCGACGGGCCGATGTGGAAGACCTGCTCCACGACGATCGCGATCAGCGTGGTGGCGACGATGCCGATGAGGAGCGCGCCCGGCACCCGGCGGGCCATGAGCACGCCCATGATCACGAGGCCGACGATGAACACGACGGTCGGCAGCGAGGCGATGGAGCCGTCGATCCCGAGCGCGAGCGGCGAGGCCGGGACGCCCGTGCCGCGCACGAAGCCGGAGTCGACGAAGCCGATGAAGGCGATGAAGAGGCCGATGCCCACCGTGATGGCGGTCTTGAGCTCGCGCGGCACGGCCCGGAAGATCAGGGTGCGGAGGCCCGTGGTGGCGAGCAGCACGATCACGAGGCCGTTGATGACCACGAGGCCCATCGCCTCAGACCAGGTGACCTGGCCGACCACGCTGACCGCGAGGAACGAGTTGATGCCGAGGCCCGCCGCGAACGCGAACGGGAGACGCGCGACGAGGCCGAACAGGATCGTCATCACGCCCGCGGTGAGGGCCGTGGCGGCGCCGACCTGCGTGGCGCGCAGCCAGTTCCCCTCGACGTCGAGCGTGGCCGCGTCGGCGCTGAAGCCGCCGAGGATCAGCGGGTTGAGCACGACGATGTACGCCATCGTCACGAACGTGAGGACGCCGCCCCGGATCTCGCGGGCGTAGGTCGAGCCCCGCTTCGTGATCTCGAAGAACCGGTCGAGCGCGCCGCGCCCTCCGGAGGTCTCGGGGGCGGGGGACGACGTGCGCGCTTCGGTCATGGGCTTCTTCCGCGAGGGGTCGGGTCGGGCGACGGGGAGAGGAGGAGCCGACGACCTTGTCGGGACGGGATCGAGCCTAGGGGCGGGCGCTCGGACGGGACCCGCCCGGATCCGCGCGGCCGCGGGTCAGGAGTGCAGGGCCGGGACGATGAGGTACACGCCGTAGAGCACGGCGAGGCCGCTCAGCGCGAAGCAGACGTAGCCGCCGACGGTCGCGGCCTGCGGGCGGATGCCGGTGACCGACACCTTGTCGCCCTCGTCGTCGTACTCGGTGCCGACGGCGAGCAGCCGCACGCCGAGGGAGAAGAGGCAGACCACCGCGACGGCGCCCACGAGGGCCGCGACGGCGACGATGAGGAACGCGCTCCAGTCGATCATGCGGCCTCCCTGGCCTTCCGGGCGGCCTTGGTGGCCTTGCGACCGCGGACGGCGAACCCGGCCGCGTCGACCTCGACGATGGCGTTGCGCGCGTGCACCGCGTTGCGGCGGGAGCGCCAGAAGATCCAGACGATGACGGCCACGCCGACGACGGCGTCGATGACGAAGCCGACCGTGCCGGTGCTCGCGACGAACGCGGCGATGGCGCCCACGATGGCGGCGGACGGCAGCGTGAGGAGCCAGCCAAGCGCGATCTTGCCGACCGTGTTCCAGCGCACGGACGCGCCGCGGCGCCCGAGGCCCGAGCCGATGACGGATCCGGACGCGACCTGCGTGGTCGAGAGCGCGAAGCCGAGGTGGCTGGACGCGAGGATCGTGGCCGCGGTCGACGCCTCGGCGCTGAACCCCTGCGCGGGCTTCACCTCGGTGAGGCCGGATCCCATCGTGCGGATGATGCGCCAGCCGCCCATGTAGGTGCCGAGCGCGATGGCGACCGCGCACACCGCGATGACCCAGAACTCGGGGCCGGAGCCGGCCGCCTGGAAGCCGCCCGCGATGAGCGTGAGCGTGATGATGCCCATGGTCTTCTGCGCGTCGTTGGTGCCGTGCGCGAGGGCCACGAGCGAGGACGTGAAGATCTGGCCGTAGCGGAAGCCGCCGCGCTCGTTCGGGCCGCTCGAGCGGCGCGTGATCGAGTAGGCGAGCTTCGTGGTCGTGTACGCGATGAGGCCCGCGATGGCCGGGGCGAGGAGCGCCGGGAGGATGACCTTCGACATCACGACGCCGAAGTCGACGGAGCCGAGGCCCGCGCCCACGACGGCCGCGCCGATGAGGCCGCCGAACAGCGCGTGGCTGGAGCTCGACGGCAGGCCGCGGAGCCAGGTGACGAGGTTCCAGACGATGGCGCCCATGAGGCCCGCGAAGATCATGGTCGGCGTGATCTGCACGCCGCCGTCGCCCTCGCGGATGATGCCGCCGGAGACGGTCTTCGCGACCTCGGTGCTGAGGAACGCGCCCACGAGGTTGAGGACCGCGGCAATCGCGACGGCCACGCGGGGCTTCAGCGCGCCGGTGGCGATGGGCGTCGCCATCGCGTTGGCCGTGTCGTGGAAGCCGTTGGTGAAGTCGAAGAACAGCGCCAGGACGATGACCAGGACGACGATGAGGGTGAGATCCACTACCGGATCCCTCGAGCGGATGTCACAGTCGTCGATCCTAACGGCTTGCACACGGGCAGCCGGAACGGGCGACCTGCGGATGGCGGGCGGGTGAACGCCCGGGGCCGGATGCCGGTCAGATGTGCGGCACGAAGTCGCGCCAGGCGACGCGGCGGTCGGCGTGCGGGTCGTGCTCGACGCGGTCGACGACGTCGAAGACGTACGTGGCGCGGCGGCGCGGGCCGCTGTCGCGGATGCCGCCCGGGCGGATGCGGGCACGCAGGCCGGTGCCGGCGCCGGGGCGCGACGGGCCGCGCTCCCCCGCGGATCCGGTGCCCGCGGTGACGTCGTCGGCCTCCTCGAGGTCGCGCGCGACGTCCTCGTCGTCGCCGACGTACGCCGGCCACGACTCGTCCACGGTGCCGTCCTGCGCGAAGCGGAGCCAGGCGATCCGCATGCGCTCGCCGGCCGCGACGAACGCGCGCCGGCCGCCCAGCAGGGTCATGCCGCGGCCGATCAGCGAGTCCATGCGGTCGAAGAGGGCGAAGAGCTCCAGGCCGTGCGTGGCGTCGAGGCCCATGAGGCGCACGAGGCGCGGGGCGACGTCGAAGCGGTAGAAGTGCACGGGCGCGTGCCGGGCGTGGCGCTCGGCGACCTTGATGGACGGGAACCAGAAGGCGTAGTCGCCGCCGAAGTCGAGCGCGGCCCGGCGCTTCGGGAGGCCCGGGTACAGGGCGGCGAGCTCGTCGCGGTGGCCGTCGTCGGTCTTCGCGAACACCGCCTCGATGCGCGACGGCGTCGTCGCGAGGATGTCGAGCCGCCCCGTGAAGAGCGACCCCTCCCGCTCGTTGGTGCCGATGATGAGCGGCACGCGCGCGGCCCGGCCGTGCTTGAACGCGTCGAGCGGGCGCTCGGGCAGGACGTCGCCGTCGATGACGGGACTGAAGGTGATCGTGCCCGGATCCTCGTCGGGCGTCCGCACCATCAGCTCGTTCGCCGCGGCCGAGAGCGTGGACGAGCTCGCCGTGGTGAGCAGCCGCACGGCCTCCGCGTCGTCGGGCGCGCGGCCGGCCCGGTCGGCGAGGAGGGCGACGAACCGCTCCGCCCAGCGCGCCGTCTGCTCGGCCGGGTAGACGGCGTTCGTCGGCGAGCTCTGCGCGATGGCGCGGGCGAACAGCCCGTGCGCCGACGGCGTGGCCATGAGCGTGGTCACGGCGTTGCCGCCCGCGCTCTCGCCGAAGACCGTGACGTTCGCGGGATCGCCGCCGAACGCGCGGATGTTGTCGCGCACCCACTCGAGCGCGCGCACCTGGTCGCGCAGGCCGAGGTTCGACTCGATGGGCCGCTCGGGCGTGGAGTACCGGCTGAAGTCGAGGTAGCCGAGCGCGCCGAGCCGGTAGTTGAAGCTCACGTAGACGATGCCGCCCTGGCGCACGAGGCCCTCGCCCTGCACGGGGACCTCGCGCGAGGATCCGACGACGTAGGCGCCGCCGTGGATGAAGACCATGACGGGGCGCAGCTGCGACTCGCGGTTCACGCGCGCGGCGCCGGGGCTCAGCCCGGACGGCGCGATGACGTTGACGGTGAGGCAGTCCTCCCCCATCGGCGTGCCCTGCGGCGCGCCCATGAACGCGCCCGCGCTGACCTGCGGCGCGACCCGGCCGAAGTGCTGCGCGAAGCGCGCGCCCTCCCAGCCGACGACGGGCTGCGGAGCCCGGAAGCGGAGGTCGCCGCGGGGCGGTGCCGCGTACGGGATGCCGCGCCACGCCTCGACGCCGCGCTCGCGCACGCCGCGGACGGTGCCGCCCGTGACCGCGACGTCCAGCTCCGACGGGTCGTACGCCGGGGTCGGCGGATCGGCGTCGGGAGTCACCCGTCGAGCTTACGTGCCCGCCTCAGGCTCCCGGGACGGGCGTCGCGAGCAGCCGCTCGACGGCCCGCTGCGCCCGCCAGAGCGCCGACTCCGTGCGGAGCCGCTCGGCCTCGTGCAGCACGCCGAGCGCGAAGGCGTCCTCGCCGCGGGCCGCGAGGCGGCGGGCCTCGTCGCGGAGGACGCGCTGCATGGCGAGGCCGTCGCGGTGCTCGCCCAGCTCGTCGTGGACCTCCTCGGCGGCCGCGGCGAGGCGCATCGTCTTGCGGCCGAGGATCGGCGCCGTGCGGCCGCTGACCTCCTCCGCCGCGTAGCGCAGGCGCTTCGCGGCCTTGCGGACCTCGTGCAGCGCCTCGACGCGCGCGGCCTCGCCCGGCGCCTCCTGCGCGACGGCGGCGCGGCGGCCGACCCGCTCGGCGTCGCGGCGGAGGGCGGCGTGCAGGGCGGGCCCGGCGGGCGCGCTCGCGTCGTGCGTGAGCGGCGGATCCGCGACGAGCCGGTCGAGGTCGTCGAGCAGCGCGACGTAGCGCGCGGACGAGAGGGCGCGGACCACGCGCTCGCGGGCCCGCTGGTACCGCTCGTCGAGGACGTCGTGCAGGGCGTCGGCCACGTGGTCCGGGACCGTCGCGGCGTCGTGCTCGACCACGGACCAGACGACCCGGTCGCGCAGCACCTCCATGTCGCGGGCGTCGCCGAGCACGACGCCGAGCGCGGTGAGCTCGGCGCGGACGGGCGCGGTGGCGACGGGGTCGACGACGTCCTGGTGGGTGCGGAGGGCGCTCCGGAGGCGGCGGACGGCGACGCGCATCCGGTGCACGGAGTCGGGCTCGTCGGCGCGCACGTGCGGGTCGGCGGCGATCAGGTCGCGGACGCCGCGGGCGAGGATCGCGCGGGCGACGTCGGACGCGGGACCCTCCTTCGTGAGGGTGGCGGGATCCGGCAGCGCGGGTCCCGCGGGCGCCTGCCGGCCGAGCGCGTCGGCACCGAGGGCGCGGGCGAGCTTGGAGGCGCTGTCCGAGGGGCGGGCGCCCGCGTCGAGGACGTGCCGCTCGATCCGGTCGAGGAGCGCCGTGCGCTGCTTCCGCTTCGCGGGCGCGTCCGGCAGCAGCTCCACCTCCCACTCGTGCCAGGCGCGCACGGTGCCGCCACGCACGTCGGATCCGGTGACCCGGTCGTCGGCGAACTCCGCGACCGCGCGGCCCTCGTCGTCGTGCAGCGTGACGATGGTGCGCACGGTCTCGAGGCGCGCGAGCGGCGTGAGCTCGCGGCCGCGCACGTGCGCGGCGACCTGGTCGAGCACGGGGCCGGGGATCGCGCCGCCGTCGTCGTCGCCGTCCGCGAGCGGCCAGCCGAGCTCGGTGCGGCCCTCTCCCCCGTCGGCCGGCAGCTTCACGTGCCAGCCGGCGTCGTGCCCGCCCTCGCGTCGGCGCAGCACCATGCGGCGGTCGGCGAGCGCGTGGTCGGCCGTGTCGAGGTAGACCGCGACGAGGGTGACGGGATCCGCGGGCCGGGCCTCGGCGACCCCCTCGATCCCCGTGAAGGCCGGGACGGGGACGCCGTCCGGCACGTCGTACTTGCGCTCGATCTCGACGGACTGCGTGTGCACCATCCCCCCTGTGTAGCGCACCCGCCGGGGCGCGGCCAGCCGCTCCGCGCCCCGGGAGCGGCGGGGGCGCCCGCGTGGGTCAGACTGGCGGGCATGCCCCTCCGTCCGCGCGCCGCCGCGACCCGCGCCGCCGACCTCGCGCGCGAGCGGGTCGCGGCGGCCGGCGCCGCCGGGCGCACGGGACGCGACGCGGCCTCGGCCGTGCATCCGGGCGGCGAGGTCGACGACCGCGCGCTCCACCGCCGCCAGCGGATCGGCCGGGAGCTCGGCTGGTACGCCTGCCGCCGCGCGGTCTACGGCTTCATGAAGCACCGCGGCATCGACATGGCCGCGAGCCTCACCTTCTACTCCACGCTCTCGCTCGTCCCCGCCGCGGTCGCGGTGCTCAGCCTCATCGGCCTCGTGGGTGACACGCGCGCCGGCGTCGACGGCGTGCTGCGCGTGCTCACCGCCGTGCTGGGCGACTCCGCGGTCGACGTGATCCGCGACCCCGTCGAGCAGCTCGCCGAC
It encodes the following:
- a CDS encoding polyprenol monophosphomannose synthase: MSSLTIVIPTYEEARNVGELLPRLAAMAAENPDFAITAMVVDDSSPDGTADLVRSLAPSVETDTFSVRVETRAEKAGLGAAYIWAFELLLGSDEPPTHILQMDADLSHDPAYITEMLRRVRGGADLVVASRYIRGGATPDWDLKRRFLSVGGNLYTRLFLGSRITDYTGGFNLYETGLLRRIRPSTITTTGYGFQIEMKQRALREATQPTEVAIVFMDRTEGESKIPSDTLVKNLLLVLQLRFGLRRG
- a CDS encoding inorganic phosphate transporter; the encoded protein is MDLTLIVVLVIVLALFFDFTNGFHDTANAMATPIATGALKPRVAVAIAAVLNLVGAFLSTEVAKTVSGGIIREGDGGVQITPTMIFAGLMGAIVWNLVTWLRGLPSSSSHALFGGLIGAAVVGAGLGSVDFGVVMSKVILPALLAPAIAGLIAYTTTKLAYSITRRSSGPNERGGFRYGQIFTSSLVALAHGTNDAQKTMGIITLTLIAGGFQAAGSGPEFWVIAVCAVAIALGTYMGGWRIIRTMGSGLTEVKPAQGFSAEASTAATILASSHLGFALSTTQVASGSVIGSGLGRRGASVRWNTVGKIALGWLLTLPSAAIVGAIAAFVASTGTVGFVIDAVVGVAVIVWIFWRSRRNAVHARNAIVEVDAAGFAVRGRKATKAARKAREAA
- a CDS encoding GtrA family protein — its product is MTKLLADRRVRFLIAGLLNTALDFVLLNCLILLAGMPVIPANLVSVTVGITISYFLNHFFVFRHGEPVTLGRFLRFLAITGFSSLLLQSGVIWLFEQGFDTTFGRSLLTFGTTAEMEFLEINVAKATAVLIGLVWNFTLYRLVVFKTPATGDGDAVGPAGAPAVDGAPAVRAGASAD
- a CDS encoding Nramp family divalent metal transporter; amino-acid sequence: MTDLDTRGDVREPQESAKRWRIVGPGLVVAATGIGAGDLVATLVAGSRFGYALLWAAVLGVIIKIFLVEGAGRYSLATGRTIFEGWRSVGRWTTWYFGPYILIWGLVYGAAAMSSSALPLAALFPGVDLKVFAIACGLVGAVVVWFGRYSAFEKIIAVFVGLMFVTVVGAAIVTLPNVPALLTGLVPTIPEGGLVVALSIAGGVGGTITLAAYGYWLREKGWVAPGWMKVMRIDNSVAYVMSGVFVLSMLVVGAELLYSADIALADGEGGLVQLADVLGERYGAFMTWFFLLGFFATSFSSILGVWNGVSLMFADFLGTIRGLDVEDPRRRLGGSYYRGFIVWLTIPPIGLLFLDQPIGLIIAYGVLGALFMPFLAITLLVLLNTDRTPRAWRNRPLSNTVMGLSALLFVVLGVQQLVTEVGKLL
- a CDS encoding CYTH and CHAD domain-containing protein encodes the protein MVHTQSVEIERKYDVPDGVPVPAFTGIEGVAEARPADPVTLVAVYLDTADHALADRRMVLRRREGGHDAGWHVKLPADGGEGRTELGWPLADGDDDGGAIPGPVLDQVAAHVRGRELTPLARLETVRTIVTLHDDEGRAVAEFADDRVTGSDVRGGTVRAWHEWEVELLPDAPAKRKQRTALLDRIERHVLDAGARPSDSASKLARALGADALGRQAPAGPALPDPATLTKEGPASDVARAILARGVRDLIAADPHVRADEPDSVHRMRVAVRRLRSALRTHQDVVDPVATAPVRAELTALGVVLGDARDMEVLRDRVVWSVVEHDAATVPDHVADALHDVLDERYQRARERVVRALSSARYVALLDDLDRLVADPPLTHDASAPAGPALHAALRRDAERVGRRAAVAQEAPGEAARVEALHEVRKAAKRLRYAAEEVSGRTAPILGRKTMRLAAAAEEVHDELGEHRDGLAMQRVLRDEARRLAARGEDAFALGVLHEAERLRTESALWRAQRAVERLLATPVPGA
- a CDS encoding carboxylesterase/lipase family protein, which codes for MTPDADPPTPAYDPSELDVAVTGGTVRGVRERGVEAWRGIPYAAPPRGDLRFRAPQPVVGWEGARFAQHFGRVAPQVSAGAFMGAPQGTPMGEDCLTVNVIAPSGLSPGAARVNRESQLRPVMVFIHGGAYVVGSSREVPVQGEGLVRQGGIVYVSFNYRLGALGYLDFSRYSTPERPIESNLGLRDQVRALEWVRDNIRAFGGDPANVTVFGESAGGNAVTTLMATPSAHGLFARAIAQSSPTNAVYPAEQTARWAERFVALLADRAGRAPDDAEAVRLLTTASSSTLSAAANELMVRTPDEDPGTITFSPVIDGDVLPERPLDAFKHGRAARVPLIIGTNEREGSLFTGRLDILATTPSRIEAVFAKTDDGHRDELAALYPGLPKRRAALDFGGDYAFWFPSIKVAERHARHAPVHFYRFDVAPRLVRLMGLDATHGLELFALFDRMDSLIGRGMTLLGGRRAFVAAGERMRIAWLRFAQDGTVDESWPAYVGDDEDVARDLEEADDVTAGTGSAGERGPSRPGAGTGLRARIRPGGIRDSGPRRRATYVFDVVDRVEHDPHADRRVAWRDFVPHI
- a CDS encoding NCS2 family permease encodes the protein MTEARTSSPAPETSGGRGALDRFFEITKRGSTYAREIRGGVLTFVTMAYIVVLNPLILGGFSADAATLDVEGNWLRATQVGAATALTAGVMTILFGLVARLPFAFAAGLGINSFLAVSVVGQVTWSEAMGLVVINGLVIVLLATTGLRTLIFRAVPRELKTAITVGIGLFIAFIGFVDSGFVRGTGVPASPLALGIDGSIASLPTVVFIVGLVIMGVLMARRVPGALLIGIVATTLIAIVVEQVFHIGPSNTSGATGWNLNAPVLPGAPVSLPDLGLVGAFDFGAFGRIGIISSLMLVFTLVFTNFFDAMGTMTGLAKAADLSDERGDFPRLKGALVVEGFGAVAGGATSSSSNTVFIESASGIGEGARTGLASMVTGVLFLLAMFFTPLTQVVPLEVAAAALVIVGTLMASQIRDISWTDFSVALPVFLTVLVMPLTYSIANGIGVGFLSWVLVRSFSGRAREVSPLLWAVSAGFLVFFARGPIEQLLGV